The Aeromonas veronii genome includes the window CCTGCTGTTCGGCCTCTTCCTGCGCCCGGTCGGTTTTGACTATCGCAGCAAGCTGCCGGACCCCGTGTGGCGCCGCTGGTGGGACCGGGCCCTGGTGATGGGAGCCCTGCTGCCGACCCTGGTGTTTGGCGCGACCCTCGCCTTCTTGCTGCAAGGCTTGCCGTTTCGCTTCGACTCGGCCCTTCGCATCCACTATGGCGCCTTCGATTTTAACTGGCCGCTGCTCTTCACCTGCATGGGCACGGCGCTGGCCCTGCTGATGCTCCATGGCTGCAGCTTCTTGCAGTGCAAGACTCAAGGGGTGATAGCGGCGCGCTGCGCTCGCCAGAGCCGCTGGCTCGGCCCTCTGGCAAGCGCTCTGTTTGCCTTGGGCGGCTTCTGGCTCAGCCAGATGCGCGGCTACCAGATAGCCGAGATTGGGGATCTCAACAGCGCCCTGACCCCCCTGATGAAACAGGTGACGACGGCGCCGGATGGCTGGTTTGGCAACTTCATTACGCACCCCGTGCTCTGGGCCGTGCCGGCACTTGGCCTCTTGCTGCCGCTCTTGAGCGCGCTGGCAAGCAGCCTTGGCCGGGCGCGGCTCGCCATCGTCGCCAGCGGCGGTGCCTGCGCCGCCATGATGCTGACCATCGCCATCGCCCTGTTCCCCTTCGTGCTGCCCTCGTCTCTGGATCCGTCGAGCAGCCTGACCCTGTGGGACGGCATCTCCAGCGAGCGCACCCTCTTCATCATGCTGGGCATAGTCGCCGTGCTGATGCCAATCAACATCGGCTACACCCTCTGGGTCTACTGGGTGGCGCGGGGCAAGATGAGTACCGAGCAGGTGCGTGAACACGGCCATAGCCTCTACTAACACCGGAATTGAGGAGTCTTCGATATGTGGTATTTCACCTGGATACTGGGGCTGGGGTTTGCGCTGCTGTGCGGCCTGGTCAATCTGCTCTGGCTCGAGGCGCGCTGGGCCGCGGATGAGGATCTCAAGGAGTCTTGAGCCGCGCCATCTTGCCAATGAAAAAGGCCGACACTGGGTGTCGGCCTTTTTGTTTGTGTCTGAGCAGCGGATCAGACGGTCAGGGCGATCCTGGCCTCGCGCTGCTCGCTGATATGGGTGAGGCCATAGGCCAGCAACACTATGAGGGCCCCGATCCAGGGGGTGTGCATCAACCCTAGGTGCTCCACCACAAAGCCCCCCACCACAGACCCCAGGGCGATGCCGACGTTGAAGGCGGCGATATTGAGGCCTGAGGCCACGTCCACGGCATTGGGGGTGTGGATTTCGGCCTGTTTGACCACCAGCACCTGCAGCCCAGGCACGTTGCCAAACGCGAAGGCGCCCCACACCAGCACGGTGAGCACGGCGAGCACAGGGTGCGGTGCGGTGAAGGTGAGGGTGAGCAGCACCAGGGCGAGGCCTGCGAACAGTAGCTTCAAGGCAGGCAGCGGGCCCATCTTGTCGGCCAGCTTGCCGCCCCAGATGTTGCCGACCGCCACCGATACCCCGTATACCAGCAGGATCAGGCTCACCGCGTTGGCGCCAAAGCCGCTCACCTGCTGCAGGATGGGGGCGAGGAAGGTAAAGGCCGTGAAGGCACCGCCGTAACCCAGCGCCGTCTTGGCATAGACCAGCAGCAGCGGCTTGTGGGTCAGCACCGAGAGCTGTTCACGAATGCTGGAGGCTGCGCCCTTGGGCAGGTTGTTTGGAATGAGCAGCAGACTGCCCACCATGGCGATGATCCCGAGCAGACTCACCACTAGGAAGGTCTCGCGCCAGCCGAACTGCTGGCCAATCCAGGTGCCGAGCGGCACGCCAGTCACCAGGGCCACCGTCAGGCCGCTGAACATGATGGCGATGGCGCTCGCCGCCTTCTCCTTGGCCACCAGACCCGTGGCTATGGTGCTACCCACCGAGAAGAAGACCCCGTGGGCCAGCCCGGTCAGCACGCGGGCGACGATCAGGCTCTCGTAACCTGGGGCCTGCCAGGCCAGCAGGTTGCCAGCGGTGAACAGCGCCATCAGGCCCACCAGCAGCCACTTGCGCGGCAGCTTGCCGGTCAGCGCCGTCAACACGGGCGCGCCGATGGCGACGCCGAGGGCGTAGAGGCTGACCAGGAGGCCTGCCGAGGGCAGGGAGACGTGCAGCTGCTCGGCTATGGTGGGAATGAGCCCCACGATGACAAATTCGGTGGTGCCGATCGCAAAGGCACTCAGGGTGAGGGCAAACAACGCCAGTGGCATACAAACTCCTTGAATGGTGACTCCCGACGGGAGAATGGCGGCAGTATGCCCCCGGAGTTTGTTGGCAAAAATGACGATGACATCAAATTACTTTTGATCTATTTGCAGCAATAGCCGAAATGTTGATGTAGTGGTAAGGTAGGAATGCCTACTCTGGGCGAAGTTAAGATGTCTGCCGCGCAGGCTCACTATCGGAGATTTTAATGACGGTTCAGGCTGTGGAGTTGACGAAGTTAACCAACTCAAAAAAATTCAAGATGTTACTAGCTGGCACCTGACAACACAGATGAAAGCGCGTGAGCGATCTCCTGTGCAGGTATCTTGTGTTACAAAGCTCTGAACCATTTCTCGGTGATTATCCAGCAATGCTTGAATATCATGTAGCAGTTAATTTGTATTGATATTGAAATAATCACATACATAATGGCACCAGTGAAGCTATAAATTTTCTAAATCATAAGTAGGGGTTCTTATGTTCATCATTGGGCAAGCTATCAACGATAAAAAGAAAGAGTTTATTGACCTGCTAAACAAAAATGAGAGTGAACAGGTATATCAGACTTATCTTGAAGAGAACACAATGTTCATTCCAAGGGAGTTTGAGCAAAATCATGGTATTCATTTCAGTACGGTGTTTAGGAAGTTACCTTTATCGAGTGATTATAAACCAGACTTTGTATATCTATCAAAAAGCTCTGATAACTGGAATGTAGTGTTGGTTGAAATCGAAAAACCATCTTCAAAATATTTTAAAGCAAACTCTACTATATTTCATACGGACTTCAATGTTGCTTTGCAACAAATCAACACTTGGAGGGCATGGTTTGAAGATGAATCCAACAGAAATCATTTTAAAAATAATACGCTGCAGGGCTTTATTGAGCCAGCTCACATGGGGCGGAATCCGTTCAATTTTAAATATGTTCTGGTGCATGGCCGTAGGGAGGAATACGAAAATAATGTGCAAAGAACTGCACTCATAAGAGGTCAGCAGAGAAGTGATTTCTCAATAATCTCATTTGACAGTTTGGCTGAAAATATTGAAAGAAAATATAAGTTATATATTGGGGTTAAGAAAAACAATCATTACGAATTAATATCAAAAGAATTTATTGATGAGGGCATTTTTGCATGGATGGATACAAGTGTGTTAGTTATTACACAAGATATATACGATGATGCACTTTCAAAGTCGGAAACTTGGCATCATTTTAAGCCTACAAAAGATGGAATGATTAAAGTAATGGAGGCTGTTCTTCCAGTTATTAGACGAATTTGAGTGTGAAAAATAAAATAAGAAAACAGGCGCAAATTAGCTTGCGCTAGAACAATATTCTAAATACTCCATTTATTTTGGTAGTGGCTTTTTCAACTTTGCTAGCTTGCGGACATCTGAGTTTAGTGTTGACAGAGAGGATGTTATCTGGCGAAGAACAGCAATGGTAACGCACCAAACCAAAAAAATCGGGAGGCATAGTGCCTCCCGCTTCCACGTGATCATGATGCAGTTAAATGTTCTGATGGATTAATCCCAATCTGGTGCAAAGTCCGGGTTGGCGCAGCGCTCGCCCCGATCCAGGGTCGCTATCTGTGCCATCTCCTCGGCGCTGAGCTGCACCTTGAGAGCGGCCAGGTTGGCGGCCTGATTCTCCCGCTTGGTGGAGCTCGGGATCACCGTCATGCCCTGGGCCAGCAGCCAGGCCAGGGACACCTGGGCCGGGGAGACGCCGTGGCGTTTGCCGATCTCCAGCAAGAGCGGCTCGCTCAGCACCTTGCCATAGGCGAGCGGCATATAGGCGGTGAGGGCGATGCCCTGCTCCTGGCAGAACGCCACCACCTTGCGGTTTTGCAGCAGGGGGTGAATTTCCACCTGCTGGTGCGCGATGGCGCCCGGCCCCAGGATGGTGATGGCCTCTTTAAGCTGAGCCACGGTGAAGTTGGAAACCCCTATCTCCCGGGTCAGCCCCTGGGCCCTGGCCTCGGCCAGCTGCTCCAGGTAGACGGCCATCGGCACCTCATCCTGGGGGGAGGGCCAGTGAATGAGCGCCAAATCCAGATAGTCGGTGCGCAGCTTCTCAAGGCTGGTTTTGAGGCTCGGGATCACCTTGCCCGGCCCGAACTCGCTGGTCCACACCTTGGTGGTCAGGTAGATCTCGTTGCGAGGCACGTTCGTGCTGGCCAGCACCTGGCCCACTTCGGATTCGTTGTCATAGATCTGGGCGGTGTCGATATGGCGATAGCCGAGCTCTAGGCCGGTGTTCAGAGTGGCGACCAAAGGCTCGCCCTTCAGGCGGAAGGTTCCCAAACCGATTGCAGGCATTTTCATCATCAATTTCCTCATGTTCTCTATTTTTACGCTCTTGTGTATCGGGTTTGCCCATCACTGGGGTCGCCATCGTCGGCTGACCCTCTTGATGGGCAGCAAAAGGGTGCAGGCGGTCAGGCCAAGTGATAGCGGTGAACCTGGCTTCTGGCAAACCAGCCTCGGGTCTGGGCCACGAAGGCGAGAAAATGGGGCGTCTGCTGGTGGGCGATGAGCGCTTCTTCGCTCGTCCATTCCTCGTGCAGCATCCAGCGGTGGGGGGCATCCAGGCTCTGATGCAACTGGTAGCGAAGGCACCCCGGCTCTTGCAGACTGGCCGCGATGAGCGGGGCCAGGGCGGATGGCAGCTCGGCGCCAAACTCGGGTCTGGCCTCCAGCTCGGCAATCACTGTGATGGGGACGGGCATCTGACTCTCCTCGGGACAACGAGGGTCAGTATGCCTGCGGCGGCGGGTGTGAAAGAGGGGGCAGGTCGCAAAACACTATTGAGCGCAGCGCAGCAATCGCGGGTTGGCGGCATGGACTGCCAACCCTTCAATGGGAACAGGGCACTGCCGCGCCAACTCAGGCTTGGGCCGACTCGGACCAGACCGCAAACTCATTGCCGCTCGGTTCGACGAAATGGAAACGGCGACCGCCGGGGAAGTCGAACAGGGGGCGGTTGATGATGCCGCCCCACTGGCTCACCTTGGCCTGGGTCGTGGCAATATCGGCGCTGTAGAAGATCAGCAGGGCGCCTCCCTGGTGGCTGTGGCTGCACAGATCCGCCCGGTAGAAGCCGCCATCCAGCCCTTCTCCCGCAAAGGCGCAGTAGTCGGGGCCGTAATCGACGAACTGCCAGCCAAAGGCTCCCTCGAAGAAGGCTTTGGTGGCGGCGAGATCCCTGGCGGCAAACTCCACATAGTTCAGTTTTTCATGGGACTGGGTCATGCACGGCTCCTTGCTAGATGGATGTTGCCTGAGTGGTTGCCCTATCTGGGCTGCCAGCGCTGCTGGGTCCGTGGGGTGGAGCCGGGTAGTGCCTTCCAGGGAGTCAGCTTGAGTTGCTTACGGCGCACCCAGAAGACGATGGCCATCAGCAGCCCGACACCGATGGCAAAAAAACTGGTCTGGCGCAGGGCATACCCCAGGCTCACCTCATGCTCCCAGCCGAAGAACCACATCAGCAGACCCCAGATGATGCCTGTCGGCAGCCCCATGGTGAGCAGGTTGACCATAAAGTGCTCATAGTAGGGCGGTCTGATATTGATCCCCGCCTTGCGCAACAGCCAGATGAGTGGCGGGTTGTAGTTGAGTTCCTTAATGCCCTTGCTGGCCAGCTCTTTGTGGGCGGCGAACAGGCGGTGTTCAAATGACATCTGCTTCCCTTTCATAACAGCAAAGCGGAGCTGGCGACAAGACGCCGGCTCCGAATATCCCTATGTAGGCGTCGATTGTAACCTTGTTGTGGGCTGGAGAGTTAGCGCCAGATCCCATCCTGGGGGTGAGGGATTGACAGAGCCTGAGGGAGGGGCGGTGGTGCAAAGGGGGGCACGCCAAGGCTCGATGGCCCCGGCGTGCGGATGACAGGGCTCAGCACCTGCTCACAGGGCCCGGCCATCGTAGTGCTGCACCGGCAGGGCGTCGGGATCCACTCCCTCCAGGCAGCGGACATTAACGGCGACGATGTGATTGCCCTTGGGATCCACGCCGTCGCAATAGGGGTGGATGCCGCACACCGGGCAGAATCGGTGTTTGACCACGTGCTTGTGGAAGGTGTAGGTGCTAGCCGCCTCGTCCGGGGTCAACAACGTCAGCTTGGCGCGAGGCAGCATCCACAGCAGGGATCCCTTGCGCTGACAGATTGAGCAGTTGCAGGCCATGGCCTGGGTCAGCTCCCCCTCCACTTCGAATGCCACCTTGCCGCAGTGGCAGCTTCCCTTGTACTTCATGACTGACTCCTTGGTTGATGGAGCGCCGAGCCGGCGTCTGCGTGATCCAGGGCATGCCTGTTACGGGGCGATAAGCGACCCGCCTCAGTATAGTCAGGCCCCATTGCGGGGGCCGGGAGCGACAAGGGGCCTGTCTGCAGGGAAGGGTTGCGGCGCCAGTAAAGGGGCTGAGCGCCCTCATCCGTCTTGCCAACTAACCGGTATTACGCCTATAAAGACCCATCTTTCTTGCCGGGATAACAACAATGAAGACCCATTCCGATGAACTGACCCTGTTCGTGGCCGTGGTGGAGGCGGGCAGCTTTCGCCAGGCGGCGGAGAACCTGGGGATGGACAATTCCGTGGTGAGCCGCGGCATCAAGCGCCT containing:
- a CDS encoding DUF6404 family protein, which translates into the protein MSFEHRLFAAHKELASKGIKELNYNPPLIWLLRKAGINIRPPYYEHFMVNLLTMGLPTGIIWGLLMWFFGWEHEVSLGYALRQTSFFAIGVGLLMAIVFWVRRKQLKLTPWKALPGSTPRTQQRWQPR
- the dkgB gene encoding 2,5-didehydrogluconate reductase DkgB; translation: MMKMPAIGLGTFRLKGEPLVATLNTGLELGYRHIDTAQIYDNESEVGQVLASTNVPRNEIYLTTKVWTSEFGPGKVIPSLKTSLEKLRTDYLDLALIHWPSPQDEVPMAVYLEQLAEARAQGLTREIGVSNFTVAQLKEAITILGPGAIAHQQVEIHPLLQNRKVVAFCQEQGIALTAYMPLAYGKVLSEPLLLEIGKRHGVSPAQVSLAWLLAQGMTVIPSSTKRENQAANLAALKVQLSAEEMAQIATLDRGERCANPDFAPDWD
- a CDS encoding Shedu immune nuclease family protein, with translation MFIIGQAINDKKKEFIDLLNKNESEQVYQTYLEENTMFIPREFEQNHGIHFSTVFRKLPLSSDYKPDFVYLSKSSDNWNVVLVEIEKPSSKYFKANSTIFHTDFNVALQQINTWRAWFEDESNRNHFKNNTLQGFIEPAHMGRNPFNFKYVLVHGRREEYENNVQRTALIRGQQRSDFSIISFDSLAENIERKYKLYIGVKKNNHYELISKEFIDEGIFAWMDTSVLVITQDIYDDALSKSETWHHFKPTKDGMIKVMEAVLPVIRRI
- a CDS encoding GFA family protein; translated protein: MKYKGSCHCGKVAFEVEGELTQAMACNCSICQRKGSLLWMLPRAKLTLLTPDEAASTYTFHKHVVKHRFCPVCGIHPYCDGVDPKGNHIVAVNVRCLEGVDPDALPVQHYDGRAL
- a CDS encoding MFS transporter — protein: MPLALFALTLSAFAIGTTEFVIVGLIPTIAEQLHVSLPSAGLLVSLYALGVAIGAPVLTALTGKLPRKWLLVGLMALFTAGNLLAWQAPGYESLIVARVLTGLAHGVFFSVGSTIATGLVAKEKAASAIAIMFSGLTVALVTGVPLGTWIGQQFGWRETFLVVSLLGIIAMVGSLLLIPNNLPKGAASSIREQLSVLTHKPLLLVYAKTALGYGGAFTAFTFLAPILQQVSGFGANAVSLILLVYGVSVAVGNIWGGKLADKMGPLPALKLLFAGLALVLLTLTFTAPHPVLAVLTVLVWGAFAFGNVPGLQVLVVKQAEIHTPNAVDVASGLNIAAFNVGIALGSVVGGFVVEHLGLMHTPWIGALIVLLAYGLTHISEQREARIALTV
- the cydB gene encoding cytochrome d ubiquinol oxidase subunit II, yielding MDYETLKLVWWGLVLFLLIGFVVMDGFDLGVGMLLPVVAKNDEERRVLLNSVGPVWEGNQVWLIAGAGTLFAAWPLVYAASFSALYVPFMFLLFGLFLRPVGFDYRSKLPDPVWRRWWDRALVMGALLPTLVFGATLAFLLQGLPFRFDSALRIHYGAFDFNWPLLFTCMGTALALLMLHGCSFLQCKTQGVIAARCARQSRWLGPLASALFALGGFWLSQMRGYQIAEIGDLNSALTPLMKQVTTAPDGWFGNFITHPVLWAVPALGLLLPLLSALASSLGRARLAIVASGGACAAMMLTIAIALFPFVLPSSLDPSSSLTLWDGISSERTLFIMLGIVAVLMPINIGYTLWVYWVARGKMSTEQVREHGHSLY
- the cydX gene encoding cytochrome bd-I oxidase subunit CydX, yielding MWYFTWILGLGFALLCGLVNLLWLEARWAADEDLKES
- a CDS encoding putative quinol monooxygenase; its protein translation is MPVPITVIAELEARPEFGAELPSALAPLIAASLQEPGCLRYQLHQSLDAPHRWMLHEEWTSEEALIAHQQTPHFLAFVAQTRGWFARSQVHRYHLA
- a CDS encoding VOC family protein — encoded protein: MTQSHEKLNYVEFAARDLAATKAFFEGAFGWQFVDYGPDYCAFAGEGLDGGFYRADLCSHSHQGGALLIFYSADIATTQAKVSQWGGIINRPLFDFPGGRRFHFVEPSGNEFAVWSESAQA